Genomic DNA from Shewanella woodyi ATCC 51908:
GTAACGCTTTTAAATGATGGGCGTGGTGGTTCGGCAACAGAGTCAAACTGGACCGTAGGTTCATTCGAGTCGGGAAGTTGGGAAACATGGGAGGGGAGAAAGGGAGATGTGGCACGTGCATTGATGTATATGGCCATTAGATATGAAGGGGGAAGCCATGCAGTAACTGGCCACATGGAGCCAGACTTAATCTTAACTGACGATCGGAGTTTAATAGGAGCATCGAACACTGGCTCAAATATCGCTGTAGCTTATATGGGGTTAAGGGCTGAACTGATAGATTGGAGTAGGGAAGATCCAGTTGATGATTATGAATTAAGGCACAATGAAGTTGTATTTACTTACCAAGGAAATAGGAATCCATTTATCGATCACCCTGAATATATTGCTTGTGTATTTGAGGAGATCTGTTCAGGTAATGGTGGTGGGACTCCCCCGCCAGCTTCTACTAATGCATGGATAAATGAGATCCACTATGACAATCGTGGAGGTGACGTTAATGAGTCGGTTGAAATCCTTGCTCCAGCAGCAACAAACTTACTTAACTGGCGAATCGAAGCATACAATGGCAATAACAGCTCACTTTACAAAACAGTCGAATTGTCAGGTACTGTACCTGATCAGCAAAATGGCTTTGGTAGTATCAACTTTAACATTAAGGGAATACAAAATGGCTCAGCTGACGGACTCGCACTGATTAATCCTCAAGGCGAAGTTGTACAGTTTCTTAGCTATGAGGGGACTTTAGTGGCACAAAATGGCAGTGCAGAGGGGATGGAGTCAACAGATATTGGTGTTATGGAGACAAACTCTACTCAGTCAGGGTATTCACTTCAGTTAAGTGGTCATGGACAAGAGTATAGTGACTTTATATGGCAGTCTCCGATGCAAAATAGTAGAGGCTCAATTAATCATAACCAATCATTTTAAAGCTAGGTATTAATATCAATAAGGTAACCTCGCTTTGGCAGAGGGGTTACCTTTAAAGAGGGCTCACCATTTTCAATGGTTGGCAATATTACAGCGAAGCTATCTAGCAGTGAGCTTGCGAACATCTTAGCAGGCATGTAGTGCTGCCCTAGCAGGGCGAAGCCCGCTCTATTTCTTCTCGAGCACCTGCTTTTCTAAGTAGTGTATCGACTGTCCGCCCTCTCTAAAGCCTCTGTCTTTTAGGATCTGTTGGAGCAGAGCTTGGTTTGTCGAAATCCCTTCGATAGTTAACTCATCCAATGCAGTTTGCATACGGGCGATAGCTTGATCTCGTGTAGTGCCCCAAGTAATAAGCTTGCCTATCATGGAGTCATAATAAGGAGGGACCGTGTAACCTGAGTAGAGGTGGGAGTCCCAACGTACGCCGATGCCGCCAGGGGCGTGAAAGCCTGTGATTGTTCCGGGAGAAGGAGTGAAGGTGTGGGGGTCTTCAGCATTAATGCGGCACTCTATGCTATGGCCGTTAAGTTGAATATCTTGCTGTTTAATAGTGAGCGCTCTGCCCGATGCTATCTCAAGTTGGGCGTGAATAAGATCGATGCCAGTTATCATTTCAGTGATGGGGTGCTCGACCTGAATGCGGGTATTCATCTCGATAAAATAGAACTCACCAGCCTCGAAGAGAAACTCGAAAGTACCTGCACCGCGATAGCCTATCTCGATACACGCATTGGCGCAGAGCTTACCTATTTTGCTGCGTGTGGCGCTATCTATCTCTAATGCTGGCGCCTCTTCCAAGACTTTTTGATGTCGACGCTGCATAGAGCAGTCTCGCTCACCTAGATGTATGGCGTTGCCTTGGCCATCTGAGAGGACCTGTATCTCGATATGACGTGGATGTTGAAGATACTTCTCCATATAGAGATCGCCATTAGCAAAGGCAGCCTTAGCCTCAGCCTGAGTAAGCTCAATCGCCTGAATAAGTTCATCGCTATGGTGGACGACTCGCATCCCTTTTCCACCGCCGCCAGCGGTTGCCTTGACGATAATCGGGTAGCCTATTTTCTCAGCAATCTGTTGATTAAGCTTATTATCTTGAGTCAATACGCCATCAGAGCCCGGTACTGTCGGCACGCCCACTTTTTTCATTGCGCTAATAGCAGAGACCTTGTCCCCCATTTTTCGTATCACATCGGCATTGGGGCCGATAAAGGTGAAGCCACTGCGCTGAACCTGCTCGGCAAAATCTGCATTTTCAGATAAAAAACCATAGCCAGGATGGATAGCATCGGCCTTGGCTTGAGCGGCTGCGGAGATTATCGCCGGTATATTGAGGTAACTATCAATAGGGGCAGGCTTACCAATACAGATGGTGTTACTTGCATGTCTTAGATGAAGCTGGTCTCTGTCGGCGGTGGAGTGCACTGCAACGGTTTCAATCCCTAATTGCGAGCAGGCGCGCTGAACTCTTAGGGCTATCTCACCACGGTTGGCAATCAATACACGTTTCAGAGGCTCTGGCTTCATCGGTTTTATCTTCTTTGTTATCTATTAATGAAAGGTGGTTAGCTTTTCGAAACTCGAAACGGCTCTATTCATCCTCAATAATGATTAAGGCTTGATCGAACTCCACGCCATCACCACTCTCAACTAAGATTTTACTGACGATGCCGGAGCGTAAGGCCTCTATCTGGTTCATCATCTTCATCGCTTCGATAATGCAAATAGGGTCGCCCTGCTCAACCCTTTGGCCTACTTTACACAATGGTTCAGCCTCTGGTGCCGGAGAGAGGTAAAAGGTACCGACCATAGGCGAGATCACTGTATTTTTTTCATCGAAGTCGGTGACCTGATCAACGTCACTAGCATCATCTTGGCTGTTATCGACTTGAGGTGAGTTGGCGAGGGTGTGGATCTGCTGAGTGGTTTGAGAAGCGCTTGTTTGATCTCTATGCTGACAGATCCTGACCGACTCCTCCCCCTCGGTGACCTCAAGTTCGGCGATCCCTGACTCCTGTACTAACTCGATCAACTTCTTAATTTTTCTAATGTCCATAATGGTTCCGATTTATCACAGATGAAAATGCTGACGGGCTATGAGTTATGAGCTATGAGCTAAGCCGATGGGCCCTGCAAACGATTAATGGCTGACTTGAGGGCAAACTGATAGCCATCGGCGCCTAAACCACAGATAACACCGACGGCTTTATCTGAAAAATAGGAGTGGTGACGGAAAGGTTCGCGGGCATGAACATTGGATAGGTGAACCTCAATAAAGGGGATCGCGACTCCTAAAATGGCGTCTCTAATGGCGACGCTAGTGTGAGTAAATGCAGCAGGATTGATGATGATAAAATTGGCATCTGTGCTGTGAATCGCATCAATAAGTTCATGCTCGGCATTGGATTGAATATGCTCAAGTTCAACATCGGCACTGTTTGCCGTATTTTTCATATTTTGTACGATACTATCTAAAGTGTGATGACCATAATGGCCGGGCTCACGACGCCCTAACAGGTTCAAATTGGGACCATTGACCAGTAGAATCTTAGCTTTGGCGCTCATATCAAAATCCTTTGAGAATACAGATGAATCGTACATTTATGTACTGATAAGAATAATAGTCTGATTTCACCAGAAGTTGACGAAGATGTCGACATTTGACTGCTTTTTCGACGAAAATAGCAGGAGCTTCGCCCTGCTATAATGGCACTTCGTGCCTGCGAGAGCGTTCAAAACTCACTTCGCGACTAGAAAAGTTGAGCATGTGCTATTGCCGTCATCCCGGGCTTGTTCCGGGATCCATTCTTTCTTTTAAAAAATAGATTCTCACCACAGAGCGCTGCGCTACACGGAGTTCACGGAGGTAAAGATGGAGACAAACGTCTACAGAACCCGTTGCTCACGGAATAGCCTGTGGCTACAGGAACACTTCGCTTACAACAAAAGCAAAACTGAGCATGTGCTATTGCCGTCATCCCGGGCTTGTTCCGAGATCCATTCTTTCTTGTAAAAAACAAAGATATTCTCACCACAGAGCGCTGCGCTACACGGAGTTCACGGAGGTAAAGATGGAGACAAACGTCTACAGAACGCGTTGCTCATGGAATAGCCTGCGGCTACAGGAACGCTTCGCTTGCAGCAAAAGCAAAATTGAGCATGTGCCATTGCCGTCATCTCAGGCTTGTTCCGGGATCCATTCTTTCTTTTAAAAGCACGAAGACATTCTCACCACAGAGAGCTGCGCTTCACGGAGGTAAAGCTGGAGGTTTAAGTCTGTGGTTTTTTGCCTTTCCCCGAGGTCGATGGCGTTTGAATGAACGCTGATTACATTTTCTGCAGTAAAGGGCTGGGCCAGAAAACGACCCAGTCTCCATTTCGAAGAGTATCATTTCGCGATACCTTATCCTGAAACAGAAGCTCTCAGCCTTATCTACATTGAATATTTACAAAATTCCTTTTCAAATGACTGTGTATTGATAATGTTCTACTTACTTTGATGTTATCTTTTAAAACAATAGGTTATTCTAGCAACTAGAAGATTATCGAGACGTATCGATAATATTTAATAATGCAGCACTGATAACAATGTTATCGCTGCTGCTAATCAATAAGCTGTTAGTTTTTTAAGAAAAGGGAATTTTATGTCAGATAATAAGTTTAATATATATGTCAAACCAAGTGATTCTGATGCGAAAGAATCTTTACTCGCTTTTATAAACGCAGTTCAAAGTAAAAACTTCCAAAGCCTTTCTAATGCCAGCGAGTATTGTGAAGTTGAACATCATTTAGATGTTGAGTTGAGTAGCTCTGAGCTAGACGGGGTATTCAATTTAAAATTCTGGGCTGTTGGATCATTAACAGTAGAGGATTTTTTAGCTTTTCTGATTGAAGAGCTAAATGTGTCAGCAGTCGAAGCCGCTGTATTCATAGGAGACTGTGGAGAATATGATTTTCATTTTATGTCATCTGAGGATGATGAGTCATTTGATGAATATGATGATCATGAGTGGAGCTGGCTAGAAAATCCTGTTATTGAATGGGAAGATCAAAATATTGTTTTAACTGGAAAATTTGAAAACTACGAAAGTAGAGATGAATTAGCCGAGGAACTCGAAGATTTGGGAGCTAACATACGATCTTCTATTTCTAAAAAAACAACGTTGTTGGTAACTGGTTTAAGAGTTGGCCCATCTAAATTAGAAAAAGCTAAATCTTTAGGTGTCCGAATAATCACTGAAAATGAACTAATGGAATCAATGGAGTTGTGTTAAAAAACTAACAAGCCGTTAAAGTGCGACAAAATACAGTTGGCTATTTTCGCTTCGCTCAAGTTTAGCCAACAATATTTTGCGCCTTAACAGGGGCGTTGAGGCTGTAGAATATCTCAAAAGTGAAAAGTGACGGGGGAAGTTGAGGTTCAGAAAGGCTGCAAAACATTTTTAGTCGGGTATTGTCTCAGGTTTCACTAAAAACTTATTTGCGAGCTTAATTTCTAATAACCTTTTAGTCTACTTATGTGCTACTCGATTTATCATTACACTTATTTTAGGCGTAATGATTAAAACCATGACAGGAACTAAAATTATCGTTATTGCAAAGGTTTGCTGCCACAGAGGTAATTGAAAGTCTAAGCTTGTGATTGTAAATATTAGTAATGTCACAATAGGATAAACACACACCCAAGTTAAAGCTATTCTAAATATTTTTATCCTCATATTTATTCCATTAATTTATTTATTTCATTGAAATACCCAGGAATCACCTTAGATAAGCAGGTAACCCCTTTTTTTGTCAGTGTAATTTTTTTTGCTCTTTTATCGGTTTCATCATTACTCGAAGTCAGTAAGCCATCCTCAATTAAACTTTTTAACGTTCTCGTTAGTACTGGCCGTGACACGTCTAAACGTGATGCTATTTCGTGTGGATAGAGGCTGCTTCTATTGGGCTCTCGATCAATAACAATGAGTATTAAAAACCTTAATTGTGAAAGATCATGAACAGAAAAATAGGTTTCTATACTCCTTATTAGGAGGCTTGCTTGTCTCATTATTCTGAGAGCTTCAATTATTGAGTTTTTCTCACCATTTGTTAAATCACTTGTGTATTTATCAAGCATTACTTCGGTTGGAAGTTCCTTTAAAAAAAACATATTTTACCTTTAGGCTTGCTTAATAAGTTTAGAAATTTCAGGGGGGATTGCTAACCAGTCAGTGTAAGCTTCAAAAACAGCTTTTGTATAATCCATTTCATGGTGAAGTTTCAAAGCATTGTCATCAATCCATTCTTCGTATAAACACAAATTACCAGATCCATCTTCATGGAGAGTGAACTCTAGACACCCAGGTTCATTTCGAGTCTGGGATATGATGTTCATAATAGCTTCTTTAGATACTTCAAAATATTTTGGTTTTGGTGTTATCTTTGCAAAAATAAACGTGTGCTCATTCATTATGTTCTCCTTTACCTTTAAATATAGTTACCATGATAACTATATTTAAAGGTAAAGCAACTTTGCAAAACAGATAGCAGAGGCTATGGCTCCTATTCTGACGCTTATCACAATAACTTCCATCGTCATCAAGAAGGGTTACCTTCTTAGGTTTTTTAACTAAGACTTAGTAGCTAATTAACTCAAATCGTTGGTGTGAATCCAAGTGTGAACTCGGTTTATACTGTTGAAATATATAGGCTTTAATTGGCGGGTTAGGAAGTGTTTTACAGTGTCCCTCAGAAGTATCTGCACATCAGGTCGCTCTTTGGCATCTGACCCATAGGGATATGGGAAATGTCATGATTATGTAGGGAACATCATTGACCTGCCACTGCGACATTGGTGCATCCATGCACGGCACCTGCTGTAAGCAATAAACAAGATTGAAGCTATGGTTTCCTAGATACTATCAAACATCAAGCCAACCCAATGAACCCAACCAAAAAGATACTTGAAACTTGCTATCGGGCAAGTAGAACAGCTGTGATTAGACAAATGTCAAAAGTCTTTGTTTTGACGCAGCGCCTTGGTGGCCCCTTTCTGCTTTTTAGCATCGACTCGCCTGCGTTGGCTGCCCTTGGTAGGTTTGGTCGCTACCCGTCTTTTCTGTACTATGGCCACACTGGCGACCAGTTCAATAAACTGCTCCAAAGCGGTTTGGCGATTAAAGTCTTGGCTGCGGCTGGCTTGGCACTTGATGATGATTTTACCGCTCTTGGTGATGCGGTGGTCGGCTTTTTTTAACAGTGCCTGTTTATAAAACTCTGGCAGGGAGGAGGCGTTGATGTCGAAGATAATCTGGGCGGCGGTGGAGACCTTATTTAGGTGCTGACCGCCAGCGCCACTTGAGCGGATAAATTGCCATTCAATCTCATTTTCTTGAAGGGAGACACTATTTGAAATTTTAATCATGGCAAACTACTTTAGCTTCGGGGGAGGCTATCTTACCAAAACTAAAATGGATTTATTCATGTTTACTATTTTTGCTATGCTGCCCTCAATTAGACTGATCTGTTCGGAGTATTTTCTATGTTGTGTAAAATCCCAGATATTGCAGAAGGTGTGATAAGCCTTTTTGCCAGTGGGCGTTTGTCGAGTTCAGACTATCAAGAGAAACTTAAACCCTTGATTGAACAGAGTCGTGGTGAGGCGGGGAAGGTTTTTCTCTATGTCGAAGCCGATGTATTACTTGAGGGATGGGATGCAAATTCACTGACTGGCAGTGGTGAAGTGCGTTTAGATAATTTCGATGCCTTAGTGCTTGTTGGTGGCCCTGATTGGTTTGGTAACGCTGTACGTTTGATGGGGCCTTTTATGCAAAGTGAGGTGGCTTGGTACCCGCTTGAGGCGAAAGTTGAAGCGATTGCTTGGATGACTGAACGCTTAGAGAAGTAGAATGGTCTATTTTATCTAGCTTAGATAGTTTATTCTATTTGTTTACTAAAGCGGCGCTGGATCACATCATGCCCTCGTGGCTAGTCGTTCATTTATAAGAAAAGTTATTCGCTAAGGAAATGCGAATAACACCAATACTTAAGGAAATATCATGTCTTTATCTACTAAGTTAACTAAAACTGTTTCTGCTACTTTCTCTATCTTGATGGCGAGTGTGTTTGTTATCAGCCTAAGTGGTTGTGCACCTGAGGTGGGCAGCGAGAAGTGGTGTAAGCAGATGAGCGAAAAAGATAAGGGTGATTGGTCAACGAACGAAGCTACTGATTACGCTAAGCACTGCGTATTTAAGTAAATATTGTTTACAGTGTCAGAGATCTTTTGACAAAGTGCACAGAGATCTCGATTTTAGATAGTTGACTCACGGTAGTAGGTAGAAACGCTTGTTACCGTGGAACTTTTGAATACAATGTCAGTCTGAATAAAAGTAAGTTCCCAAAACGCTATTTTTAAAGGTATTTTTTGAAGCACTCTTTTCGTCAATTCACTCACAAGATCGCCATTATGATGGTCGCTGTTGTGCTACTGCAATTTGCAGGGGCAAACTTAGGCGCGCATCAGTTGCATCTTGGGGATCATAAAGAGGAGAGCGTAAACCATCCGCATCTGGAGTTTACCGCCCAGATCACCAGCTTAGCCCAGTGTATCGATTGTACCTGCAATGTTGAAACCGATGTTCCACTTTCACCGAGTAGCGACGCCAATATTAGTCAATCTTTAGATCTTCCAGGCGCTAAACACAATCATCTGATCAGTAAAACCGAAACTCAGACCTTCGATCTCTGTTTAGATTGCCAATGCCACGGTGGTCACGTGACTGCCATGTCTATTACTACTATGGTGCCCTCTATTCCCAAAGGGGATGAACTTGTGGCCAGTGTAGAACAATACCTGCCACCAGAAGCCACGTTAAATTACCGCCCTCCAATCGTATAACCTCAGCTAATTTTTTAGCTTCTAAAAAGCATAATGGAACAGCCTAGACCTAGTTTATTTGGGTGTCCGACTGTACCTCACTTTTTTACCCCCATTTAGTCTTGAGCCTAAGCCTTGCTAAAACCTGAGTGTTTAGCCTTGGTGTTAACTCATCTATGACTTTTGGGGAAAGGAAATACGATGAAAAAAACTATCATTGCCAGTTTACTGCTTGCCTATATGGCGGGTGGTGCACTGCATGTGCAGGCGGAAACAGCAGACTCAAATTTAGCTGTAGAGCGCACAACTGCTGCATCTATAACGCAAAACTCTCAAACCCCAATAGCTCAAAGTGAAGCTATGGCAGACTTTAGCGTTTGGCTCCCTGAGCTAATGCAAGATTTTAATGCCCTGCCTGAAGTTCGAGCTCAAGAAGCCAAGCGTAAGCAGGCCAGCCTTATGATCAAGGCAGCCGATCAAGCTGTGTACAACCCAGAACTTGGTCTAGGTTATCAAAATGCCTCAGAAGACACTTACTCTCTTGATATAAGTCAGACCATAGATTGGGGAGATAAGCGTGGCGCCGCAACTCGCAAAGCCCAACTGCAAGCTGAAATTCTGCTATCAGATATTGCTCTAGAGCGGAGCCAGATGTTGGCAAATACGTTACTTGCACTGGTCGAGCAGTCACAGGCGAGTAAGGCGTTAGCGTTTCAAAAGCAGCAGTTGGTATCGGCGAAGACTCAGTTAAAGATAGCGGTGCAGCAGATGGAGCTGGGCGATCTGTCTGCGGTTGAGCTGCAGCTTATCCAGCTTGATGTTGCCAGTAAGGCGGCAGATTATGCGGTTGCTGAGCAGGCCTCAATCACGGCTGATGCGGATGTGTTGATGTTATTAGGCAGTAGCGAACTGCCTTTTAACGGCTTCTTAGGTGCGTTGACAACCTCCCTTGTTTCTAAACAGGTTAGCCCACAACTGCCTGCGCTGAAGAGTGCGTATCAACAGGTGTTACTGGCTAAAGTGGCTGCCCAGCAGGTGA
This window encodes:
- a CDS encoding endonuclease, which codes for MFYQLKHKVNRIGAIFIAAFITIPASAEIPANYYQSVDESTPESLRNSLHQIIKGHTKIPYTSSSTDTWDVLEQADEDPNNSNNVIDVYKNASYRKVGGGNSNYNREHSWPKSYGFPNNVSSNYPYTDMHHLFIANGSYNSSRSNKPYADCTSCNEKVTLLNDGRGGSATESNWTVGSFESGSWETWEGRKGDVARALMYMAIRYEGGSHAVTGHMEPDLILTDDRSLIGASNTGSNIAVAYMGLRAELIDWSREDPVDDYELRHNEVVFTYQGNRNPFIDHPEYIACVFEEICSGNGGGTPPPASTNAWINEIHYDNRGGDVNESVEILAPAATNLLNWRIEAYNGNNSSLYKTVELSGTVPDQQNGFGSINFNIKGIQNGSADGLALINPQGEVVQFLSYEGTLVAQNGSAEGMESTDIGVMETNSTQSGYSLQLSGHGQEYSDFIWQSPMQNSRGSINHNQSF
- the accC gene encoding acetyl-CoA carboxylase biotin carboxylase subunit — translated: MKPEPLKRVLIANRGEIALRVQRACSQLGIETVAVHSTADRDQLHLRHASNTICIGKPAPIDSYLNIPAIISAAAQAKADAIHPGYGFLSENADFAEQVQRSGFTFIGPNADVIRKMGDKVSAISAMKKVGVPTVPGSDGVLTQDNKLNQQIAEKIGYPIIVKATAGGGGKGMRVVHHSDELIQAIELTQAEAKAAFANGDLYMEKYLQHPRHIEIQVLSDGQGNAIHLGERDCSMQRRHQKVLEEAPALEIDSATRSKIGKLCANACIEIGYRGAGTFEFLFEAGEFYFIEMNTRIQVEHPITEMITGIDLIHAQLEIASGRALTIKQQDIQLNGHSIECRINAEDPHTFTPSPGTITGFHAPGGIGVRWDSHLYSGYTVPPYYDSMIGKLITWGTTRDQAIARMQTALDELTIEGISTNQALLQQILKDRGFREGGQSIHYLEKQVLEKK
- the accB gene encoding acetyl-CoA carboxylase biotin carboxyl carrier protein — protein: MDIRKIKKLIELVQESGIAELEVTEGEESVRICQHRDQTSASQTTQQIHTLANSPQVDNSQDDASDVDQVTDFDEKNTVISPMVGTFYLSPAPEAEPLCKVGQRVEQGDPICIIEAMKMMNQIEALRSGIVSKILVESGDGVEFDQALIIIEDE
- the aroQ gene encoding type II 3-dehydroquinate dehydratase — encoded protein: MSAKAKILLVNGPNLNLLGRREPGHYGHHTLDSIVQNMKNTANSADVELEHIQSNAEHELIDAIHSTDANFIIINPAAFTHTSVAIRDAILGVAIPFIEVHLSNVHAREPFRHHSYFSDKAVGVICGLGADGYQFALKSAINRLQGPSA
- a CDS encoding BRCT domain-containing protein, whose amino-acid sequence is MSDNKFNIYVKPSDSDAKESLLAFINAVQSKNFQSLSNASEYCEVEHHLDVELSSSELDGVFNLKFWAVGSLTVEDFLAFLIEELNVSAVEAAVFIGDCGEYDFHFMSSEDDESFDEYDDHEWSWLENPVIEWEDQNIVLTGKFENYESRDELAEELEDLGANIRSSISKKTTLLVTGLRVGPSKLEKAKSLGVRIITENELMESMELC
- a CDS encoding MarR family winged helix-turn-helix transcriptional regulator — protein: MFFLKELPTEVMLDKYTSDLTNGEKNSIIEALRIMRQASLLIRSIETYFSVHDLSQLRFLILIVIDREPNRSSLYPHEIASRLDVSRPVLTRTLKSLIEDGLLTSSNDETDKRAKKITLTKKGVTCLSKVIPGYFNEINKLME
- a CDS encoding putative quinol monooxygenase, which translates into the protein MNEHTFIFAKITPKPKYFEVSKEAIMNIISQTRNEPGCLEFTLHEDGSGNLCLYEEWIDDNALKLHHEMDYTKAVFEAYTDWLAIPPEISKLIKQA
- the arfB gene encoding alternative ribosome rescue aminoacyl-tRNA hydrolase ArfB; this encodes MIKISNSVSLQENEIEWQFIRSSGAGGQHLNKVSTAAQIIFDINASSLPEFYKQALLKKADHRITKSGKIIIKCQASRSQDFNRQTALEQFIELVASVAIVQKRRVATKPTKGSQRRRVDAKKQKGATKALRQNKDF
- a CDS encoding SpoIIAA family protein, producing the protein MLCKIPDIAEGVISLFASGRLSSSDYQEKLKPLIEQSRGEAGKVFLYVEADVLLEGWDANSLTGSGEVRLDNFDALVLVGGPDWFGNAVRLMGPFMQSEVAWYPLEAKVEAIAWMTERLEK
- a CDS encoding DUF3012 domain-containing protein; this encodes MASVFVISLSGCAPEVGSEKWCKQMSEKDKGDWSTNEATDYAKHCVFK
- a CDS encoding TolC family protein, whose protein sequence is MKKTIIASLLLAYMAGGALHVQAETADSNLAVERTTAASITQNSQTPIAQSEAMADFSVWLPELMQDFNALPEVRAQEAKRKQASLMIKAADQAVYNPELGLGYQNASEDTYSLDISQTIDWGDKRGAATRKAQLQAEILLSDIALERSQMLANTLLALVEQSQASKALAFQKQQLVSAKTQLKIAVQQMELGDLSAVELQLIQLDVASKAADYAVAEQASITADADVLMLLGSSELPFNGFLGALTTSLVSKQVSPQLPALKSAYQQVLLAKVAAQQVKADTSADPTISLSAEREGEENKLGVGLSIPLQIRNNYSDTLAVAGQEIAVAEQSYLARERVLTQQQKKFNLSLPRLTERYQEWRELVFHSGQEAASALGQQWKAGDINTSDYLQSQRQLSSSFLAGLSLETALYSSWLEWMGASGQLDSFLSAQLPADSSATANTSTLSH